One Nonomuraea angiospora DNA segment encodes these proteins:
- a CDS encoding sialidase family protein, whose protein sequence is MADRYPTSVPYRQRTDGYNTYRIPAAVVTKAGTVLAFAEGRHASAGDSGHIDVVLRRSTDGGRTWGALQVVATEPRRGTAGNPAPVALADGRIVLVFVRQGPQATEDKIRRGQVAAADGRRVFVQVSSDDGVTWSAPREITGSVKRSEWRWYATAPGHAVALRSGRIVVPANHSLPPAGSDNGTEGKYNGGHGLLSDDGGQTWRIGYVDDNPDGYVNVNETTATELPDGRLYLNTRTESTAPGTRADAYSADGGQTLLLPFRPQAGLVGPVVEGSTLWCSSPDVLLFSGPAAPDARALMTVRASDDLGITWRVAHTVSGLPAAYSDLVRVDGDTVGLLFETGDFGAYESIAFRRLPIAELAP, encoded by the coding sequence ATGGCGGATCGTTACCCGACGTCAGTGCCGTACCGGCAGCGGACGGACGGCTACAACACGTACCGGATCCCCGCGGCGGTGGTGACGAAGGCGGGCACCGTGCTGGCGTTCGCGGAGGGGCGGCACGCCTCGGCCGGGGACTCCGGCCACATCGACGTCGTGCTCAGGCGCTCCACGGACGGCGGCAGGACGTGGGGCGCGCTCCAGGTGGTCGCCACGGAGCCGCGCCGGGGCACCGCGGGCAACCCCGCGCCCGTGGCGCTGGCCGACGGCCGGATCGTGCTGGTCTTCGTCAGGCAGGGGCCGCAGGCCACCGAGGACAAGATCCGGCGCGGCCAGGTGGCGGCGGCCGACGGGCGACGGGTGTTCGTGCAGGTCAGCTCGGACGACGGGGTCACGTGGTCGGCGCCCCGCGAGATCACCGGCAGCGTCAAGCGCTCCGAGTGGCGCTGGTACGCGACCGCTCCCGGGCACGCCGTCGCGCTGCGCAGCGGGCGGATCGTGGTGCCCGCCAACCACTCGCTGCCGCCCGCCGGGTCCGACAACGGGACCGAGGGCAAGTACAACGGCGGGCACGGGCTGCTGAGCGACGACGGCGGCCAGACCTGGCGCATCGGGTACGTCGATGACAACCCGGACGGATACGTCAACGTCAACGAGACCACGGCCACCGAGCTGCCGGACGGGCGCCTCTACCTCAACACGCGCACCGAGTCCACCGCCCCCGGCACCAGGGCCGACGCCTACTCGGCCGACGGCGGCCAGACGCTCCTGCTGCCCTTCCGGCCCCAGGCGGGGCTGGTGGGGCCGGTGGTGGAGGGCAGCACGCTGTGGTGCTCGTCGCCGGACGTGCTGCTGTTCTCCGGGCCGGCCGCTCCGGACGCGCGGGCGCTGATGACCGTACGCGCGAGCGACGACCTGGGGATCACCTGGCGGGTCGCGCACACGGTGTCGGGGCTGCCGGCGGCCTACTCCGACCTGGTCCGGGTGGACGGGGACACGGTGGGCCTGCTGTTCGAGACCGGCGACTTCGGCGCGTACGAGAGCATCGCCTTCCGCCGCCTGCCCATCGCCGAGCTCGCCCCCTGA
- a CDS encoding dihydrolipoyl dehydrogenase family protein has translation MADEFDVIVIGAGPAGENVADRAVRGGLTAAIVEERLAGGECSYWACVPSKALLRPVDLMGEVARVPGLSMGPVDVEAVLARRDEAVSHYSDSGQVGWIEGVPAEFVRGHGRLDGPKRVRVTTEDGGERVLTARQAVVLATGSTAALPRVAGLIEAEPWTSHEVTAARSVPERLAVLGGGVVACEMAQAMHGLGARQTTVLVRGGGLLARMEPFAGELLADSFAEAGIEVRTRTDAVRIERPERGGKVTVHLSEGPPVEADELLVATGRRPATGDIGLGSVGLPDGKYVEVDDSMRATGIADGWLYAVGDVNGRALLTHMGKYQARICGDVIAARARGDELPAMRDLADGFGAPQVVFTDPQVCAVGRTEAVAREEGFRVRVVDYELGSVTGAYLLGDGYRGRARAVVDEDRKVLLGVTFVGPGTAELLHGATIAVTAEVPLERLWHAVPSFPTVSEVWLRLLEAYGL, from the coding sequence GTGGCTGACGAGTTCGACGTCATCGTGATCGGTGCCGGTCCCGCCGGTGAGAACGTCGCGGACCGGGCCGTCCGCGGTGGCCTGACCGCGGCGATCGTCGAGGAGCGGCTGGCCGGCGGCGAGTGCTCCTACTGGGCGTGCGTCCCGAGCAAGGCGCTGCTGCGGCCGGTCGACCTGATGGGCGAGGTGGCGCGGGTTCCCGGGCTGTCGATGGGGCCCGTCGACGTGGAGGCCGTGCTGGCCCGGCGCGACGAGGCCGTCTCCCACTACAGCGACTCCGGTCAGGTGGGGTGGATCGAGGGCGTGCCGGCCGAGTTCGTCCGCGGGCATGGGCGGCTCGACGGCCCCAAGCGCGTACGCGTCACCACCGAGGACGGCGGCGAACGGGTGCTGACGGCCCGGCAGGCCGTCGTCCTGGCCACCGGCAGCACGGCGGCCCTGCCCCGGGTAGCCGGGCTGATTGAGGCGGAGCCCTGGACCAGCCATGAGGTGACCGCGGCCCGCTCCGTCCCCGAGCGGCTGGCCGTGCTCGGCGGCGGCGTGGTCGCCTGCGAGATGGCCCAGGCCATGCACGGGCTCGGCGCGCGGCAGACGACCGTGCTGGTGCGCGGCGGCGGGCTGCTGGCCAGGATGGAGCCGTTCGCGGGAGAGCTGCTGGCCGATTCGTTCGCGGAGGCGGGCATCGAGGTGCGCACCCGTACCGACGCCGTCAGGATCGAGCGCCCCGAGCGCGGCGGGAAGGTGACGGTCCACCTGTCCGAGGGGCCCCCGGTGGAGGCCGACGAGCTGCTGGTCGCGACCGGCCGCCGGCCCGCGACCGGCGACATCGGGCTGGGCTCGGTCGGCCTGCCCGACGGGAAGTACGTCGAGGTGGACGACAGCATGCGGGCGACCGGCATCGCCGACGGCTGGCTGTACGCGGTCGGCGACGTCAACGGGCGCGCGCTGCTCACTCACATGGGCAAGTACCAGGCCAGGATCTGCGGCGACGTGATCGCCGCGCGGGCGCGTGGCGACGAGCTGCCCGCGATGCGGGACCTGGCGGACGGGTTCGGCGCGCCGCAGGTCGTCTTCACCGACCCGCAGGTCTGCGCGGTCGGCAGGACCGAGGCGGTGGCCCGGGAGGAGGGATTCCGGGTGCGCGTGGTGGACTACGAGCTGGGCTCGGTCACCGGGGCCTATCTGCTGGGCGACGGCTACCGCGGCCGGGCCAGGGCCGTGGTGGACGAGGACAGGAAGGTGCTGCTCGGCGTCACGTTCGTCGGGCCGGGCACGGCCGAGCTGCTGCACGGCGCCACCATCGCGGTGACGGCCGAGGTGCCGCTGGAGCGCCTGTGGCACGCCGTCCCGTCCTTCCCGACGGTCAGCGAGGTGTGGCTGCGCCTGCTGGAGGCGTACGGCCTCTGA
- a CDS encoding STAS domain-containing protein, translating into MRNGLYIETIRHLHCTVLRAGGELDHAGRVRFSAHINAVWDWSAGPVLVFDLAELDFYDSSVIGVLAMAMQRMEEQGSGRIILVRPSDHLLSVLRLTDLLSRVELRESVEETVAELMLDDAARGSPSSAHQGFSTRR; encoded by the coding sequence GTGAGGAACGGCTTGTACATCGAGACGATCCGGCACCTCCATTGCACGGTCCTGCGCGCCGGTGGCGAGCTCGACCACGCGGGCCGGGTCCGCTTCAGCGCCCACATCAACGCGGTGTGGGACTGGAGTGCCGGACCCGTACTCGTATTCGATCTTGCTGAGTTGGATTTCTACGACTCGTCCGTCATCGGGGTGCTGGCGATGGCGATGCAGCGGATGGAGGAGCAGGGGAGCGGCCGGATCATCCTGGTCCGGCCGTCGGACCACCTGCTGTCGGTGCTGCGGCTGACGGACCTGCTGTCGCGGGTGGAGCTGCGGGAGAGCGTCGAGGAGACGGTGGCGGAGCTGATGCTGGACGACGCGGCCCGCGGCTCGCCGTCGTCCGCGCATCAGGGTTTCTCCACCCGCCGCTGA
- a CDS encoding MarR family winged helix-turn-helix transcriptional regulator has protein sequence MGDAVDRILGEWRRERPDLDLTSMGVFGRLAQVMRVLEPRVDRVLTERGLRQGEFDVLAALRRAGPPYTLIPSELSAVLMMSRAGMTNRLDRLEAAGLVERSLDPADRRSFHVRLTGEGLRIIDETLTEHAANLARLASPLTPEDTETLAEILRKLLDGPLGNPELPKNRENP, from the coding sequence ATGGGCGACGCGGTCGACAGGATCCTCGGTGAGTGGCGGCGCGAGCGGCCCGATCTCGACCTGACGTCCATGGGCGTCTTCGGGCGGCTCGCGCAGGTGATGCGCGTCCTGGAGCCGCGGGTCGACCGGGTGCTCACCGAGCGCGGGCTGCGGCAGGGGGAGTTCGACGTGCTGGCCGCGCTGCGCCGGGCCGGGCCGCCGTACACGCTGATCCCGTCGGAGCTGTCGGCGGTGCTGATGATGTCGCGGGCCGGCATGACCAACCGGCTCGACCGGCTGGAGGCGGCGGGGCTGGTCGAGCGCAGCCTCGACCCCGCCGACCGGCGCAGCTTCCATGTCCGGCTGACCGGCGAGGGTCTGCGGATCATCGACGAGACGCTCACCGAGCACGCCGCCAATCTGGCCCGCCTGGCCTCCCCGCTCACCCCTGAGGACACCGAGACGCTCGCCGAGATCCTGCGCAAGCTGCTGGACGGGCCGCTCGGCAACCCGGAGCTCCCAAAAAATCGCGAAAATCCGTGA